A single region of the Neodiprion pinetum isolate iyNeoPine1 chromosome 5, iyNeoPine1.2, whole genome shotgun sequence genome encodes:
- the LOC124219381 gene encoding uncharacterized protein isoform X3 produces MILEMMLLFYVTSRSIAYDAGLALKEIGEKEYLLIKAKSTLPQHGKCWHDALKDIKASCDNLNDREHSLLALQLTNCFLEDSGHITYDCFLNDEEAGRRKCIHDMSDRAFGAYNAFFTQATNICYFLNQEVWQSETDQTIKQLYRASSRMNQQLLEASAMQSAMLESQREGLMLQNELLHHGQQLGTVIKSSAETVTNMVSDFKENASEQRELLHQIFSHVHVFQNWIVGEVSWFQSIIFYTVGCILCGLFTSSKRTADARITVFVALSLNVVVERLLVQYYNKGNSDDAKRRTIGKFQNSQTNRISVEIFA; encoded by the exons atGATCTTGGAAATGATGCTTCTATTTTATGTCACCTCACGAAGCATCGCGTACGATGCTGGCCTGGCATTGAAAGAGATTGGCGAAAAAGAATATCTTCTAATAAAAG CTAAATCAACTTTACCACAACATGGTAAATGCTGGCACGATGCGCTTAAGGACATTAAAGCTAGCTGCGACAATTTAAATGACAGAGAACATTCTCTGCTTGCATTGCAATTGACTAATTGTTTTCTCGAAGACTCCGGCCATATCACTTATGACTGCTTTCTCAACGATGAAGAGGCTGGACGACG AAAATGCATACACGATATGTCTGACCGTGCTTTTGGTGCTTACAACGCATTCTTTACCCAGGCGACAAACATTTGCTACTTCTTGAATCAAGAGGTGTGGCAATCTGAAACTGACCAAACCATAAAGCA GTTGTATCGTGCCTCGTCTCGCATGAATCAACAACTACTTGAAGCTTCAGCTATGCAAAGCGCCATGCTGGAGAGTCAAAGAGAAGGACTGATGCTGCAAAATGAACTTCTGCATCACGGACAACAATTAGGCACAGTTATAAAGTCATCAGCTGAAACTGTTACCAACATGGTATCGGATTTCAA AGAAAATGCAAGTGAACAGAGAGAACTCCTGCATCAAATATTCTCTCACGTacatgtttttcaaaattggatTGTCGGCGAAGTTTCGTGGTTTCAGTCTATAATATTTTACACGGTTGGCTGTATATTATGCGGGTTATTTACATCTTCTAAAAGAACAGCCGATGCCAGGATTACCGTGTTTGTTGCACTGAGCTTGAATGTAGTTGTGGAACGATTGTTAGTACAATATTACAACAAAGGGAATTCGGATGATGCCAAG